In the Nicotiana tabacum cultivar K326 chromosome 16, ASM71507v2, whole genome shotgun sequence genome, one interval contains:
- the LOC142170304 gene encoding uncharacterized protein LOC142170304: MSKIEEIDPRVKAYLYDIGYHRWSRVHATVNRAWTMTSNIADSLNDVTKYARELLTVELLKYMRTLLERWTKEKLIKTNGEGFNSYIHTVLDGARRYIVCLENKGYSCGQFQLDELPCSHALAALRYMDEFFEQYCSPY; this comes from the exons atgtcaaagattgaagagatTGACCCGCGTGTTAAAGCATACTTATACGATATTGGCTATCATAGATGGTCTCGAGTACATGCTACGGTGAACAGAGCTTGGACTATGACATCAAACATTGCAGATTCGTTGAATGATGTAACAAAATATGCAAGAGAGTTGCTGACAGTAGAACTATTAAAGTATATGAGGACCCTTCTTGAACGTTGGACGAAGGAAAAGTTAATCAAAACAAATG gtgagggcttcaacaGCTACATTCATACAGTACTAGATGGTGCGAGACGCTATATTGTTTGTCTTGAAAATAAGGGATATAGTTGTGGACAATTCCAGCTTGATGAACTTCCTTGTTCACATGCTTTGGCTGCTTTAAGATACATGGATGAGTTTTTTGAACAATATTGTTCTCCTTATTAG